Proteins encoded together in one Benincasa hispida cultivar B227 chromosome 1, ASM972705v1, whole genome shotgun sequence window:
- the LOC120067345 gene encoding heavy metal-associated isoprenylated plant protein 21-like codes for MGALDYLSNFCIVTPTRSKHKPMQTVEIKVKMDCDGCERRVRNAVTSMKGVKSVEVMRKQHRVRVSGYVDANKVLKRVKSTGKRAEFWPYIPQHLVHHPYALGAYDKKAPSGFVRNVVQAFPTPHEENYVSIFSDDNVHACSIM; via the exons ATGGGAGCTCTTGATTATCTTTCCAACTTTTGTATTGTCACACCAACAAGAAGCAAACACAAACCAATGCAG ACAGTTGAGATCAAAGTGAAGATGGATTGTGATGGATGTGAAAGAAGAGTTAGAAATGCTGTCACTTCCATGAAAG GAGTGAAGTCAGTGGAAGTGATGAGAAAGCAACATAGAGTGAGGGTTAGTGGTTATGTTGATGCAAACAAAGTGCTAAAAAGGGTAAAAAGCACTGGCAAAAGAGCTGAATTTTGGCCATACATTCCACAACATCTTGTTCATCATCCTTATGCTTTAGGTGCTTATGATAAGAAAGCTCCTTCTGGCTTTGTTAGGAATGTTGTACAAGCTTTTCCAACTCCCCATGAAGAAAACTATGTCTCTATTTTTAGTGATGACAATGTCCATGCTTGTTCCATCATGTAG